In Posidoniimonas corsicana, the genomic window AACGGCGTGCAGCTGGGCGGCGGGATAACGTTCGACTTTACGACCGGGTCGGTCACGTCGCTCGCGCCCGGCCAGGCGGTGGTGGTGGTGGTGGAGAACGCCGAAGCCTTTGCCGCGCGCTACGGCGCCGGGATCGCCATCGCCGGCCAGTACGGCGGCAAGCTCGGCAACGGCGGCGATCAGGTCACCCTCACCGACAGCGGCGGCGCCACTATCCACGACTTCACCTACGACGACTCTGATCCGTGGGCCGAGGCCGCCGACGGCGATGGGCCCTCGCTCGAGGCGATCGACCTGTTCGGCGACCACACCCAGGCCAGCAACTGGCGGGCGAGCGCAGCCAACGGCGGCACGCCGGGCGTCCACACCGCGGCCACCCTGCCGGGCGACTACGACAACAGCGGCGCCGTCGACCAAGCCGACTACGCGGTCTGGCGGGCGAGCTACGGCTCGACCACCGACCTGGCCGCCGACGGGAACAACAACGGCCGCGTCGACACAGCCGACTACACCGTCTGGCGCGACAACCTGGACGCCGTGCTCGCCCCGCCGGTCGTCGCGGCCGCTGCGCCGACGACCCACGACGGAGCAGTCGAGGCTGTACCATCCTCCACCGCAATGGCGGACGCTAGTGAGCAGCCGGCCACAGTAGCGGCTTACCCAATCGAAAACACGCCCGTCGAGTCTGCACTGCGGCCAACCAAGGGCCTCGCAACAACGCCCGCCGCGTCTAATGCGGCGTCCGACGAGCTGCTCCTGCTCGACCTGGCCTACAGCAGCCTGCAGGACGACGAGTGGACCACACCGGCGACCGCAGCCGCCGTGGACGGTGAGGAAGAAACGCAGCCCGAGTCGCTTTCGATCGTCTGGCGGGCCTTCTAGACGCCGGCCACTGCCGCTGAGGGCCGGCGTTCCGGTTGGCGGGCGGGCCGTACGGCCGATATCATTGGGTCCCCAACTCCACGCACTCGCGGGACCGGCTCCGATGCGAATCTCCCTGCTCATCCTTGCGCTGGCCCTACCCGCCGCGGCCACCGACCTGACGCGGCTGCCCTACAACAACCCGGGCTTGGTGGTCGATCTCAAGGTAGGCCTGTGGGCGTGGCCGCTGCCGATGGACTGGGACTCTGACGGCGACCTCGATTTAGTGGTCTCCTGCCCGGACGTGCCGCACAACGGCGTGTACGTTTTTGAGAACCCGGGCGGCGATTCTCCCGTGTTCCTGCCCGCCCGGCGGGTCGGCGACGGGCGGTCGAACATCAGCGTGAGCCACGTCGACGGCGAGCCTCGTGTTCTCACTCCGGGGCGTGAGTGGGTCAACTTCCGCGGGCGAGGCTTCACCGACACGGTCCCCCATCCGCCGAGCAAACTTAAGGTTGGCTCGGGCCGCACCCGCGCCGATCAGCGTAAGCTGGTGGACTACAACGGCGACGGGCTCTTGGATCTGGTGATCGGCGTCGGCTATTGGGGCGACTACGGCTGGGACAACGCCTACGACCAGCACGGCGAGTGGACCAACGGGCCGCTGCACGGCTACGTCTTCGTCGCGTTGAACCGCGGCACGAACCAGTCCCCCGTCTACGACGAAGCCGTGAAGCTGCAAGCCGGCGACGCGGACGTCGACGTCTACGGCATGCCAAGTCCGAGCCTGGCCGACTTCGACTCCGACGGCGACCTCGACTTGTTGTGCGGCGAGTTTATCGACGGCTTCACCTACTTCCAGAACACCGGCGGCAGCGAAGAACCGGTGTACGCAGCCGGGCGGCCGCTGACTCACAACGGTGCTCCCATCAAGATGGAGCTGTGCATGATCGTCCCGACCGCGATCGACTGGGACACTGATGGCGACGTCGACCTCGTCGTTGGTCAGGAAGATGGCCGCGTCGCATTGCTCGAGAACTCCGGCGCCGTGATCGACGGCGTTCCTCAGTTCCTGCCGCCTGTGTTCTTCCAGCAGCAGGCCGACCACGTCAATTACGGCGCGCTGGCGACGCCGGTCGCCATCGACTGGGACAACGACGGCGACCAGGACCTGCTGGCGGGCAACTCGGCGGGCTTCATCGGCTTCATCGAAAACCTGGGCCAACCCGCAGGCGTCGACACTCCCCGCTGGGCGGCCCCGGTCCACCTGCAGGCCGGCGGCGAGCCATTCCGCATCCAGGCCGGTCGGAACGGCTCGATCCAAGGCCCGTGCGAATCGAAGTGGGGTTACACCACCCTCGGCGTCGCGGATCTGAACGCCGACGGACTGCCCGACATCGTGCTCAATTCCATCTGGGGCAAGGTCCTCTGGCTGCGAAACATCGGCGCGCCCGGCCATCCAGAATTGGCCGCCGCCCGCCCCGTAAAGGTCGTAGGGGGTGATCCGCCGCCTAAGCCGGCGTGGAACTGGTGGGACCCGGCCGAGGGCGATCTTGTCACCCAATGGCGGACTACGCCGGTGGCGGTCGACTGGGACCGCGACAACACGATGGACCTAGTAATGCTGGACCACGAAGGCTTCCTCGCGTTGTTCCGTGGCGTGCCGGACCAGGCCGGGTTCTGCGTCGCGCCGCCGGAGCGGCTCTTCGGTCACGCCGAAAGCGGTGAGCCGCTGCGCCTGACCGACGGGGTCGCAGGAAAAAGCGGGCGCCGCAAACTGTCGCTAGTTGATTGGGACGGCGACTCCGACCTCGACTTGCTGGTGAACGGACGCAGCGCCGAGTTGCTCGAGAACGCTGCTTCGGGCGGCCCAACCCTGTTGCGCAAGCCTACCAGGCTCAGCGGCCACCGGCTGGCCGGCCACACGACCAGCCCCACCACAGTCGACTGGAACAGCGACGGCGTTCCCGAGTTGCTGATCGGCGCCGAAGACGGCTGCTTCTACTACCAGCCGCGGCGGGACTAGCGGCCGCGCTACCCCGCCTTGTAGTTCAGCACCGGCCGCAGCTCGCGCACCACGCGGCACAGCTCCCGCTGGGCCCGCATCACTTGGCGGATGTCCTTGTAGGCGGCGGGCGCCTCGTCCAGCAGCCGGTCGGCGCGGCGGCGGTCGATCCACACTCGGTCGATCTGCTGCTCAAACGCCCGGCGGCTGATTGCGCGGCGGGCGTCGGTGCGGGAGAGCCGCCGCCCGGCGCCGTGCGAGCAGGAGTTGAGCGCCGCCGCGCAGCCGCGTCCCTCCGTGTGGAAGCTGGCGGTCCCCATCGACCCCGGGACGACGCCCGGCTCGCCCCCGCCCGCCGACTGGGCGCCCTTGCGGTGCATCCACACTTCTTGGCCGTCGTGCGCCTCCAGGCGGACGTGGTTGTGGTCGGAGTGGATCAGGCTGCCCCAGTCCGCCCGCGCGCCGAGCACCCGCCGCAGCACGCCCTCGAGTGCGCGGAGCATCGCCAGGCGGTTCTCTTGCGCGTAGCGGGCGCACCACTGCGCATCGTTGAGGTAGGCGCGGCCCGCGGCATCGTCCGGGGCCAGGCCCAACAGCCCTTCGCCCACTACTGGAGCGTGCTCCGTGTGCCGGCGGAACACCGCCTGACCCATCGCCCGCGATCCGCTATGCACCATCGCCCACAGCCGGTCCTCCTGGTCGGCCTGCAGCTCCAGGAAGTGGTTGCCGCGGCCCAGCGTGCCGAGCTGCACGGCGCCGTCGCGGCGGGCGAGCTTCTGGAGCGCGGGGTCGCTGAGCGGCGCCGCCCGCAGCGGCTCGGGCAGCGGTTCGGCCGGGCCACGGCGCCGGGCGGCGGGGACCGCCTCGTAGCAGGCGGCCAGCACCCGCGCGGCGGAGCGCTCGTCGAGCGCCGTCGCGGGCGCGTCGAACGCCACGGCCGCCATGCCGCAGCCGATGTCGCCGCCGACCGCCTGGGGCAGCACCACGCCACAAGCCGCCGCCGCGACGCCGACGCACACGCCGGTCGACAGGTGCACGTCGGGCATCACGGCCACCGCGCAGACGCCGTCG contains:
- a CDS encoding FG-GAP repeat domain-containing protein codes for the protein MRISLLILALALPAAATDLTRLPYNNPGLVVDLKVGLWAWPLPMDWDSDGDLDLVVSCPDVPHNGVYVFENPGGDSPVFLPARRVGDGRSNISVSHVDGEPRVLTPGREWVNFRGRGFTDTVPHPPSKLKVGSGRTRADQRKLVDYNGDGLLDLVIGVGYWGDYGWDNAYDQHGEWTNGPLHGYVFVALNRGTNQSPVYDEAVKLQAGDADVDVYGMPSPSLADFDSDGDLDLLCGEFIDGFTYFQNTGGSEEPVYAAGRPLTHNGAPIKMELCMIVPTAIDWDTDGDVDLVVGQEDGRVALLENSGAVIDGVPQFLPPVFFQQQADHVNYGALATPVAIDWDNDGDQDLLAGNSAGFIGFIENLGQPAGVDTPRWAAPVHLQAGGEPFRIQAGRNGSIQGPCESKWGYTTLGVADLNADGLPDIVLNSIWGKVLWLRNIGAPGHPELAAARPVKVVGGDPPPKPAWNWWDPAEGDLVTQWRTTPVAVDWDRDNTMDLVMLDHEGFLALFRGVPDQAGFCVAPPERLFGHAESGEPLRLTDGVAGKSGRRKLSLVDWDGDSDLDLLVNGRSAELLENAASGGPTLLRKPTRLSGHRLAGHTTSPTTVDWNSDGVPELLIGAEDGCFYYQPRRD
- a CDS encoding RtcB family protein, which translates into the protein MKPTPVEDYAGWLVDPLTPEAARSINRLQRADGVCAVAVMPDVHLSTGVCVGVAAAACGVVLPQAVGGDIGCGMAAVAFDAPATALDERSAARVLAACYEAVPAARRRGPAEPLPEPLRAAPLSDPALQKLARRDGAVQLGTLGRGNHFLELQADQEDRLWAMVHSGSRAMGQAVFRRHTEHAPVVGEGLLGLAPDDAAGRAYLNDAQWCARYAQENRLAMLRALEGVLRRVLGARADWGSLIHSDHNHVRLEAHDGQEVWMHRKGAQSAGGGEPGVVPGSMGTASFHTEGRGCAAALNSCSHGAGRRLSRTDARRAISRRAFEQQIDRVWIDRRRADRLLDEAPAAYKDIRQVMRAQRELCRVVRELRPVLNYKAG